The segment ttttactacaACATATGCGTACTAAATATATTACCACAACATGACGAGGTTTTATATATTCCTGGTCagactataattattatctgttcaagaaaaactttatattttatattaaagaaattttatagtATGTCTCACTCTTAAAGATATGTTACTGAACGAATGTTTCGTCCTATAGTTGAGTTGTTAATGCCATCTATCCTAAAATAACGTAAACTacaaaaccattaaaaaaaaacagattgtGCTTACAGATGTATCTATTACTTTCAGTTCAGGTAGGCATGATGTGCGGGTCCAACGAGAGACTACTGGAGTGCGGATGCCCTAAGACCTGCCGAGACCCTGTGCCGGAGTGCAAGGGCGTCTGCCGTCCGGGTTGCTATTGCGAAGACGGCCAGGTCAGGAACGCTACTGGACATTGCGTGAAACTGGCTGATTGCCCTCCTCATAGTAAGTTTATCGtccgttatttttaattttagtaatgaagcaagtttagactagcaagttctttgAGCAATATATTGTGCAAGAACTATCGGATATGTTTACACTGatagcaatatttcaataattctatacacaaGTGACTCACCGCAATTTCTGTAATTTAGAATTTTCATAAGTAAGCTTGTCACGATTGTTTCCACGGTAAAAATTGCTTCGGGAAGATAACCTTTGCAAATTTTCTTACTAATCCAAATCCTACGTTAGAGTAGGTTTGAAGTAAGTCGGAATTTCAGTCGTAATGTCATTAGttggttaaaaaaatctaaacaaataaCTTAGTAGCATTTGCTGTCCATTTGTAGGTAAGATTATTACTACTTCACAGTTTTATCATCCCGTTTGTGTATCCAATATCTGTTGAACCAAACCAGCGGGAAGTTAAAACTTCGTCTCTAATACTCTAGGATGTAAATCCAAGCTGAGATAGTATTCCTCATCACCGGTTTAAGATAATTTCTCTTATTATCCCCATCGAACTATCTCAAGTGCTTCAGTTTGTTTCCAATTGGCACATAAACTCCaaactatttaaattgttatagtGACTGCATGCATAAAGACGATTGGTGATCTAGGCATCATTAAACTTTAAGATCCTACTTACCTACTGAATTAAGGCtccaaaattcaataaaatacttatagataTATGGCTTCTGGATCCAGTCATCATTAGGTATTTAAAACTTGTAAACCTTCCAGAGTATCCCCATTTACCTCTAGAGGATGACTGTCCAGCCCTCGAGGAGTTCAGGCTCTGCGAGCCCTGTAACAAGAGCTGTGAGAATCCCAACCCGGTCTGTCCTGCGCAGTGCTCGCGCGGGTGTTTCTGTAAGGACGGACTATTCCGTGACACTAATGGGAAATGCGTGACGTTTGAGAAATGCTCCAAAGCCACACGTTTGAATGAGATCGGTAATTGCTATCTTCTGGTTTATAACTTCTATTTGGGTTTGGATCTGTCTTAATGGTTTGGTATTCTTTTTCTTCTACTTCTTTGAGGTGTTTTCATTAATACTCTGTGTCTCTGGACATAATCTATTGTGGCTCTTGATTATTTCTTGTTACTATCTATTTAATCATCTTGGGTATACTTTTTGCTATCTTGTGCAAGGGCTTTCTGTAAAAATATCATACTTTTGTCTCATGATCCTTCACTGATTTAAATTTCCGCTATTTCTATCCCTGCGATCGAGTTTGGTTTTTCTGTAATCTCCTTGaagttaaacaattttattttttgggttgtttatttttctttaacctAGCATAATGTATCACGCAAGATAAAAGACAATTATTCAAACACATTTGATATTTACTATCATAACTCGGAAAAGTCATTGAAATACGGATGTTTACGTAGTGGATCCAACCTTGGTACGATTCCGAGTAACTGAGTCAGTTATGATTTGTCACTCATCTTTAGTTTCACAAAATTATGCGGAGAGAGACAGTGTGGCATTGATGAGAAGGTTTTTGTCATTACCTCGAAATTCGAATTAGTCTTATTaacttaatattactttattaagacgagtacgactattgcgctcaggtcctgggttcgaatcccgagtcaaaccaaaattgtgactgggtttttccattcCAAAAATTACTCAATCACAGAAAAATGAGTTAGTATTTTTAGGGGAGCGAGTATACatgtgatttaattatatttatttttttattcgtattacATAATCTTCATGAAGCACTGTTTAAACATCAGGTATAAACTTCTTTTTGATTGCAATATTAGCAAAAACTTATACCTCAATTATTTTCAGGTTACATCCCTCAACCAATCCCGTACCGCATCATGTGCGGACCCCTCCAAAGGTACAGATCCTGCGAGACCTGTGAAAAGACTTGCAGCAACCCCAACCCACCCTGCCCGATGCCCTGCAAGAAAGGCTGCTTCTGCGACCCTGGATACGTGAGGGCACCTAGCGGAGACTGTGTTAAACTAAATGAATGCCCTAAAGGTCTGTAAGAAACGAATAGTAAGTAAGGGATTTTGCAAGTTTAAGGAACTATAAGAAACAAAGAGAAGGAAAAGTATGGTGGCTGGACTCATTGATTGTATCAAATTATGGATTCCTCTCTAAAGAGAGGAAAGTAATTACCAATTCACTTTTTTTAAAGGAATTTGGATTTTCTGCCTTAGTTCACTAGGACGGCAAGACTAccctacatatttttaattaataatgatttttggGCGCCGCCAGGATGACTTTTAAGCGCTTGATTTTtgcattgaatataaattaaaggttCAAAATAACTTATCTTTGTTTCTTGTAGTGCAGTAGTTAGTTTTGCACGGTATTTGAGCAAGGGAGGTTAAATCGAAGCACGTAGTACATTGAACATAAAATAGGCGAGCAAAGCTCAAATGTTATATATCTGATAATGCaatgtactttaaaatttatgttgaataagtaaatacaaaaaaaagtgaTAGACGTATGCAGTATTATGGATAGATTTTtagaatacaaataattaaatacctgTCAATAATTATCTTcttcacatataataatatttaatggactataactatatttatttcgtcTATACAAATTACTGCtctgaaaattgtttttttctataactGCAAATGAATAGATTGAAATGTTGCACAATAATGCTGGCAGTCTCCCGAAAGAATTTTCTAGAAACATAAGCTTGTATTTAGGTTAATTTACAaggtattgtttttataaagtctAACGTAGTACCTTAGTCTGCAATGCATATGTGTCATGCTCTTTCTTTATAGTTATCTTTCTCTTTTGAACTAAGAATAACCTCTCTGCCTTCTTGCACTCAATGGGAATTATTACACGTTTCTTGATTTCAATAAAGAGCACTGTATTTATGACGATAaggtttaaaaattgttttaagcaATGCATCCATGCgctaaatttgaataaaaagatAAGgaacatttgaatattttttggacTAAGAATTTCAATCTGTTCGCCAGAATTCAATCTGTTTGCCAAAATGTTGTaattgtattacaataaaatacctgtTATCTATATTGCGTTATACAATATCCCGTTTTCTCGTTTTATGTAGAACATACTTTGCGTAACTTACTTAACGAAGTAAACacattcacaaaaaaaatctcACTTTGGTAACTGCGCGTATTGAATGCAatgctaaattaattttaagatatttatttgtatatttgtttgttgataataaaatattgcaattctTACTCTTGTCTTATTTCTTCCTTCCTCAAGTGTAGAAATCTGTGAGCACAATTTCTTTGCCTCATGTacgcaaaataatattaatattgtactaTTTGTCTAATAgcattattattgtaaactaAATGTAGAACTACCGAAGTCTAAAGTCTGCACATATACTGAATTTAGGAACTGCCTTTTTTATACGTACGTGTtagtgaccccacagcacctgatggtaagtgaagtggagtccaatagaatatcgactgacgaaagattattacccctcaacagtcgacacaattatgctaacatattggaaccggatattcacaagctgatcccggaatgcgacacactgacgtggactatatggcgggttttaacaccttgtgtacggtggtcgctatccgggcggatataaaatatatcctaccaccagcatatacgctaccaccagcaaatatgtatatatgatATAAACTCTGATATTTTCCAGTAACACAGTAGAGCCATATTGACAACTTTAACACAAgctatttagttacaaaattttgtaatagtttAAAGGCTAAAGATTTAACTAACATCAGAGatgcttatattattttttgctctTAACAAAAGAGCTTAATCCTAATACGAATTTATCGCTCGATGACATAAACAGTTGATAAACACAGTTTATACTTAGTTTTAGAATTTGTTCATTATTTGCTGAATAATGCTCAGACCTATAAAAATTCACAACAGAAAACAATAGCACAAGACCCAAAACTCAAACGAATTCAGTTTGAAGTAAATTCTAGCTGAAGTAACCCTGGGTGGAGCTCACGACCCTACAGTAGAAGACTGCGCTTCTGATGAAGAGTTTCTCTCGTGTGGATGGTGTGAGCCCAGCTGCTCAGACCCCGCGCCGATCTGCCCCGTCGGAGTTTGTACCAGAGGCTGCTTGTGTAGACCTCCACTCTTGAGACATCGGAGTGGCCATTGCGTCCAGGAGAAAGACTGTTTACCTCGTAAGTGTCTGTCGAACTGATGTAACTAGGATAgatgtttgtattctttaagGCGATAGACCTCCTAAGTCTAAAAGAAAGGCCTTCTAAGTAGAAGGTAGAGACAGTCTCTCTGGATAGGTTACTGTGTGAAGTGACAGTTGTGTgtgtttaaagaatattttcgcCAGTGAGGCActtggcattatgagacttaagtTGAGGACAGTACAGAGGATGTTtatattaacatacataaaattaaaataaaacataaaattatcatataacTGGATATTTTTAAAGGTAACGAACATGAATCAGTAACTCATTTACTATAGATTACAAGGAAAGATCTACAAATCAATTTGTACTGCTATGTGGGTACTTACTATTTTTACAAAGCAATTACGTATTGTAATTTTTAGGGCTGGCAGTCATTGTAAacgatttatattaatattgtggaTAAATAAAAGGTATATAAAGAGTTTAAAATAGAGCACATTAATTCTCTAaaagactttaaaatataataataatgtactttAATTCTTTAAACGAACCTATGAAAGAATAGAACTTATACAAGATGTTAGAGAATGGAATTGATGGGAGATAGGAAATATAACAGCAAATCAAGTTACGTAAATTAACCTACTTGAAACAATGAAGGTAGAACCCATAAACTATTCTAAATTCTATATCAACAACTGCAGCCCTGCAGTGATGCTACACCGGTAGaagctatataaataaacaattacatcTTATCCTTTTAAGTTTTGAAAAAGAATTTTGCTAGATGTAAAAACGCTGCTCTTAATCTTTACCCTGGTGCCCAGACGATTCGGCACTTTGGCAGTTGATGCAAGATTCCTTTCGTGTTCTGGCGAATAGTGGTACTTATGCTCTATCCAAGTCCCTGCCTTTAAAATCTTCTACGTTAGCACTTAGGGCCAACCCTTAAGACAAGCAATAAACCGTATGGCCCTCATGCGTCCACTGTCCAGGGCAACGTGTGCCCTTGAACTTTGCGTCAATTTCGAAAGGGCATAAACAAGATGCGCCCGCAGCCTCGCCCTACTTGCACGATATCGAATGCATGATTGATTACACTTATCAATGTTGAAAACAAATGTACATACTGTCTAGCCCGTGTAGCTATCTTAGTCATGGTGCCTAGGGTCACAACATAAAAAGATTAACCTACATAAGAGTctaagcaaataataaaaattttaaattttatttattttgataaaaatgattCCCAATTATctgaatgattttattattatagagttGCCATGCCTATCTACAACTCTGGTGATTTTGGTTAGAATttggtttaatttcaaaaactcaATGCTCAAAAgtatattgtttatgaattatggtttgctttaaggcgatacctcaaggtccattttcatacattttgtttcacctttaatctgggtaactaaacaagtattggcaagtaaagaatttaaattcacgtctagttagtgattagttctcgcagttgaaagaaaaacgtaaaaataattaataatcttggatatttctgcctttaaaatttcgtcatattaaattttaaaggccgaaatatccatgattaccattacccagattaaagccgaaacaaaatatatgaaaatggaccttgaggtatcgccttaacggtgaaggaaaacattgtgaggaagcctgcatacttgagaattcTCTACAAGAATTTCGAGGATAGGTATATGCCCTCATATCAACCCGCAACCTGGCCAACGAGGTGATCTTTTAATACAGGAGACCCGAGCTTAGCAGTACgcactatattatatagatctggaagtattatttattattatacttaagaAGTCACTGTCCTAGTGCATCAGAGTAACAAATTTATCCACTATCCCTTACAGACAAATGTACGGAGCCCAACGAAGAGTATGTCTGCCGGTACGGGTGCGAGCCGCGGTGCGACCGGCCGACGTGCACggtgcgcccgcgccgctgcGCGCTCGGCTGCCACTGCCGACTCGGATATTTACGAGACATCACCACTGGGCTCTGTGTCACCAGCGACAACTGCACCAGGAGTGATGCTGTTATTTCAGTTAGAAATTGATGTTATTGtatgtgatattaaataaaatatatacttaaaacatAGCTTTGCCTGTTGATTTTAAGCTcctttaaataagtttatttgcgTTATGTCTCGAAACCAACATGTatctattaacttattttttttaaatcttgatTCTATTAGTGAAGTTGAAACTTTTATAGGAGTTGACTctgcaatttaaatattatctcaGGCGATCCAGCTTATATAAGTCCAAGTTCACGTTACGAATTACCTAAACCGTCCCTcgataagaaaataatatacatatacttaaatagcatgttatataaatgattaagAATCTAATTTATATAGATACAGAGTAACGACCACAAAAATACATCCATAGTATCACGCATCTATCCTATAGGAGTAGGCAGGGACTATGGAtcgccactttgcacgattctggtaaacttctctcgcttcctccaccttcataaATCtcttcatgcattcccgccggttcagggtgcTTTTGACCTggtctttactaagaatgtccgATATCTGACATGCGAAGATTCAGTACGGTTGACCCGTACCGGTTCTTCAATCTACATTGGCCTTATATATCTTCTTTATCAGTCTTCTATCATTCATCCTTTCCACATGCCCAAACCACTTTAGCATGCCCATCTCAATTTTGATTACTACATCCTCTGTCACTCCACACATGTCCATTACTGTAAGTAGTATGCCGCACTCTATCATTCATAGTCACCGCATACTGCTCTCATTTCCACTGCTTAAATAAAAACCAAccatcaaaataactaaaacataatttgtttaactACCTACCTAAGTTGTAAGTAGGTCCACctgtataatattttgcataCCTTTTATTATTGATGAATGTACTAATTACATAAATGCAAAACGGACTCCCCTGCGAGGAATCTAACCCCGGTTTCCCGCGTGACAGACGGAGTTACTGACCACCTCAAAGGAAGCACCACTAGGTACCAAGGATTGCAATGACCTTGATAAAAAGTAATGATGTCCTTGTCAGTACTTACCTCAGAACCTCAACACTTACTCCTTTTTCGTTTAGAAATGACCTACGTAAAATTATGCCTACGatttttctttttgaaatgaaaaatatattcctattgttatgtaattatttcctGTATATTAATATTGGGAACTAAGATACTGTGAATCATGctatgtatgatttttttttattgtgcgtAGCGGGCGTTTGTGAAGGGGCTGCGACGCTTTCACTATGTTTCAGAACGAAACAAAACTGCCATGCAAGTTGTTTACGCTATAagtttacaatttacattacacaataatataaacaggataatataataatgagtgAGAAACTAAAAGAATTGCGAGAAAGGtcgcaaaaaagaaaaaagttgcTAGCACAGACTGTACGTATTGTTACTATTTCAGTATTTATTCATAACCTAACATTCGTAATTTCAAATTCCGAATTCCTTTTGCAGCTTGGTGTTTCTAGTGTTAGTGAGCTGAGGCATGCATTGGGGTCGACCTTGGACATGCCTGCGAAGAAGCAGGCGGTGCCTGGATGCGGGAATGAGGGCGATAAACCGACCTCAAAGGAACAACTTGATGGATTGGTCTACACGGACTCTTCAACATTCCTAAAGGTAACTACCGCTTTTCCTTTCGTAATAAGCTCGATATTGATCTGAAAAtatagaaattggcataatattaattcaagTTGAATTACATTGCTGCTAACGCGTATTAAATGCTAAACCGGTTTTGTGTGATTAGGTAACAAATTCAGAAACTACAGTCAAAGTGTATGATGTGTgaattcatgtttatttttagtatgcCCTAATATTGTTTCTGTTATAC is part of the Manduca sexta isolate Smith_Timp_Sample1 chromosome 10, JHU_Msex_v1.0, whole genome shotgun sequence genome and harbors:
- the LOC115441792 gene encoding NF-X1-type zinc finger protein NFXL1, whose translation is MEARILLLCLLSVVFVGAELVQVGMMCGSNERLLECGCPKTCRDPVPECKGVCRPGCYCEDGQVRNATGHCVKLADCPPHKYPHLPLEDDCPALEEFRLCEPCNKSCENPNPVCPAQCSRGCFCKDGLFRDTNGKCVTFEKCSKATRLNEIGYIPQPIPYRIMCGPLQRYRSCETCEKTCSNPNPPCPMPCKKGCFCDPGYVRAPSGDCVKLNECPKAEVTLGGAHDPTVEDCASDEEFLSCGWCEPSCSDPAPICPVGVCTRGCLCRPPLLRHRSGHCVQEKDCLPHKCTEPNEEYVCRYGCEPRCDRPTCTVRPRRCALGCHCRLGYLRDITTGLCVTSDNCTRSDAVISVRN